A stretch of the Aneurinibacillus migulanus genome encodes the following:
- a CDS encoding ECF transporter S component, which translates to MDSTFSSRETTKTKTIVINALFITFTLVATMFINIRLPIMGNGGLIHLGNVPLFIAALVYGKKTGAIAGAFGMAFFDLISGWAAWAPFTFIIVGTMGFLAGLISEKVPGKRVLVNTLAIVVALIIKVVGYYFTEVILYSNWIQPIGSIPGNVMQVVIAGIIVVPLAGRLKKVAGQI; encoded by the coding sequence ATGGATTCAACATTCTCATCGAGAGAAACAACTAAAACAAAAACCATAGTCATCAATGCACTTTTCATCACATTTACCCTTGTAGCCACAATGTTCATCAACATAAGGCTCCCAATAATGGGTAACGGAGGCCTAATCCATCTGGGTAACGTGCCTCTTTTTATAGCAGCCCTGGTTTACGGCAAAAAAACAGGAGCCATAGCAGGCGCCTTCGGAATGGCCTTCTTCGATCTTATCTCTGGTTGGGCAGCATGGGCACCGTTTACATTCATCATCGTAGGTACAATGGGCTTTTTAGCCGGTCTCATATCCGAAAAGGTACCCGGCAAAAGAGTACTTGTAAACACACTGGCAATTGTCGTTGCACTGATTATAAAAGTCGTGGGCTACTATTTTACCGAAGTTATCCTTTACAGTAACTGGATACAGCCAATCGGCTCCATCCCTGGAAACGTTATGCAGGTCGTAATAGCTGGTATCATTGTAGTACCACTTGCAGGACGCTTAAAGAAAGTTGCTGGACAGATATAG